The window TAAATTTCCGTTTTTATCAACTGGTAAAAAAGGTCTTGCAGGAATGCCCTTTTTAGCTGAGCCAAACTGATGCGTTAAGCCATATGGAAAACCGCGTGATTTTGCATAGCTCTCAACCACAACGCTTTTATTACTAGCTCTAACACCCCAGCTATCTTTTAAATTTGAACTTTCTATTAAAATTCTTTTATCGCCATAAACTCCATAACGCTTTAAAAAGCCACTTTTTAAGGACTTAGCACCTTTTTTAAAAGCTTTAGTTTTTCCACCTGCATAGCTAAATGCGGTATTTGATGATATAGGTTTCCATTTCTCACCAAATGGGCTAATTTCGTTTTCAAAACTTTCATCAATGCAAGAGCGCACCATCTCACCGATTGCCCTCAAAGTAGGCTTTAAATTCTTGGTTTTTTTCTCTAAGCTTAAAAGGCTTTTTTGAATATCTTCAATGCCTGTTATTTTAATTGACACAATTTATCCTTTTTATGGTATAATAGTATAAACAGATGAAGAGATGGCCCAGATTTGGCAGGGTTCCAGCTACTTAATGTAGGCTGTATATGACTTGGGTTCGATGCCCGACCTTCATCTGCTTTTATCTCATGTTTTTATATCCAACCTTATCTTTTATAATTGCTTTATAGTTTATAAGTGGTATTTTTGTAATCGTTGCTATAAAATTATCGGTTTTAAATTTCTTATGAGTTTTTATCATCTCAACTCCTATATTTTATCCTTTTTATGGTATAATAGTGCTAAATAGCGTGAAGATGTGAAGCTTAAAAGCAGGTAACCACAGGGTAGTGTCCGATGTTGTGGGTTCAAATCCCACCCACGCTATTTAGTTTAACTATTAATTCTTTTTTAATTGCCCGTAAAATGTCTTCTTTATCCACCTTATCAAGCGTAATTATATAGTTATCAGTTTTAAATTTCTTATGAGTTTTTAACATCTCAATTGGTATTAAATTTAGCCTATTTGGGTCGTTAATATCATCAAATATAAATAAAATATTCTTGTGATTATCCCTTAAATCAATGTAAATTTTACTCTCATCGCTTAAAATTTTAACGATTTGTCTCATCTCATCTATACTAAAATCGTGATTATACTGCCCTTTTCTTTCAGGTCTTGCATGATAAAGCCTATCTTTTGTTAAAATAAGTCCTTTTTTATTTATGTCTTTTAGTGGTAAAATTTTAGAGATTAACTTCATAGTCATTTGACTAAGCATACCAACTTGAACTACATTCAAAGGATATTTATAGTTTTTATTTACTATAACTTCATCTATTAACTCATCAAGTCCTTTTTGCCAAATATAAAGATCCCTTTTTTTATCAAATTCTTTTATGGCAGCTTCTAAGTCTTTGTTTTGAATCAAATTTAAGACTTTTTTAGCTTTTTGTTTAAAAGCACTGTCTAACGCACTCATATCATAACTAAAATCATCATGGCTGACATTTGGCAGCTTCCCACTAAATGGCTTCAAACCCTTTCTTTCTAACTGCTTTTTAGAATATCCCTTAACAGTGCATCTACAGCCCCAGCCATTTGGTGGGAAGTTGTTTTTCCAAAAAGGATGATCTTTTGGAAGTATTATGCCGTGCATTGCTCTGTGAGTTGGGCGAGTTCGACTATCTAAAACAGCGGTGTAGCGGTAATACTCCAAACTACTTTCATCAAGGCTTTGCTTTTTAGCCCCAGCGTAACTTGTCCTTAAATTTGTATCAAAAATACGCTTTAAACGGCGCGCTCCAACAAATACTTTTTTTGGCTTACCACTTTTTGGATTATCTACTTCTATCTCACCCCACCAGCCACTTTTTTTAAGATGTGGGATTATATCTTTTTTCCATTCATTAAATGTAACGCCGTTATGAAATGCTTT of the Campylobacter ureolyticus ACS-301-V-Sch3b genome contains:
- a CDS encoding phage virion morphogenesis protein; its protein translation is MSIKITGIEDIQKSLLSLEKKTKNLKPTLRAIGEMVRSCIDESFENEISPFGEKWKPISSNTAFSYAGGKTKAFKKGAKSLKSGFLKRYGVYGDKRILIESSNLKDSWGVRASNKSVVVESYAKSRGFPYGLTHQFGSAKKGIPARPFLPVDKNGNLERNLKNDILERIEDDLLKGD
- a CDS encoding phage minor head protein; amino-acid sequence: MIDFFKKPDELVARFKAKNPEAHFDYDEIKHDAHKRVFTIAKMTNLDLLKDMQNSLTKAFHNGVTFNEWKKDIIPHLKKSGWWGEIEVDNPKSGKPKKVFVGARRLKRIFDTNLRTSYAGAKKQSLDESSLEYYRYTAVLDSRTRPTHRAMHGIILPKDHPFWKNNFPPNGWGCRCTVKGYSKKQLERKGLKPFSGKLPNVSHDDFSYDMSALDSAFKQKAKKVLNLIQNKDLEAAIKEFDKKRDLYIWQKGLDELIDEVIVNKNYKYPLNVVQVGMLSQMTMKLISKILPLKDINKKGLILTKDRLYHARPERKGQYNHDFSIDEMRQIVKILSDESKIYIDLRDNHKNILFIFDDINDPNRLNLIPIEMLKTHKKFKTDNYIITLDKVDKEDILRAIKKELIVKLNSVGGI